A genomic region of Microtus ochrogaster isolate Prairie Vole_2 chromosome 15, MicOch1.0, whole genome shotgun sequence contains the following coding sequences:
- the Ly6h gene encoding lymphocyte antigen 6H isoform X2, translating to MLPAAMKSLGLALLALLLCPSPAHGLWCQDCTLANSSHCAPKQCQPTDTVCASVRITDPSSSKTGPGRKDHSVNKMCASSCDFVKRHFFSDYLMGFINSGILKVDVDCCEKDLCNGASVVGRSPWALAGGLLLSLGPALLWAQP from the exons ATGCTGCCTGCGGCCATGAAGAGCCTCGGCCTGGCACTGCTGGCCTTGCTGCTGTGCCCCTCGCCGG CCCATGGCCTGTGGTGCCAGGACTGCACCCTGGCCAATTCCAGCCACTGCGCCCCGAAGCAGTGCCAGCCGACCGATACCGTTTGTGCCAGCGTGCGGATTACCGACCCCAGCAGCAGTAAGACTGGACCTG gcaggAAGGATCATTCTGTGAACAAGATGTGCGCATCCTCCTGCGACTTCGTTAAGCGGCACTTTTTCTCAGACTATCTGATGGGGTTCATTAACTCTGGGATCTTAAAAGTCGACGTAGACTGCTGCGAGAAAGATCTTTGCAACGGGGCGTCAGTAGTGGGGCGCAGCCCCTGGGCCCTGGCTGGGGGGCTCCTGCTCAGCCTGGGGCCTGCTCTCCTCTGGGCTCAGCCCTga
- the Ly6h gene encoding lymphocyte antigen 6H isoform X1 — protein sequence MPAPQRTPVCSPRFSLRLSQSMLPAAMKSLGLALLALLLCPSPAHGLWCQDCTLANSSHCAPKQCQPTDTVCASVRITDPSSSKTGPGRKDHSVNKMCASSCDFVKRHFFSDYLMGFINSGILKVDVDCCEKDLCNGASVVGRSPWALAGGLLLSLGPALLWAQP from the exons AT GCCTGCCCCCCAGAGGACTCCTGTCTGCAGCCCCCGCTTCTCTCTCAGGCTCTCTCAGAGCATGCTGCCTGCGGCCATGAAGAGCCTCGGCCTGGCACTGCTGGCCTTGCTGCTGTGCCCCTCGCCGG CCCATGGCCTGTGGTGCCAGGACTGCACCCTGGCCAATTCCAGCCACTGCGCCCCGAAGCAGTGCCAGCCGACCGATACCGTTTGTGCCAGCGTGCGGATTACCGACCCCAGCAGCAGTAAGACTGGACCTG gcaggAAGGATCATTCTGTGAACAAGATGTGCGCATCCTCCTGCGACTTCGTTAAGCGGCACTTTTTCTCAGACTATCTGATGGGGTTCATTAACTCTGGGATCTTAAAAGTCGACGTAGACTGCTGCGAGAAAGATCTTTGCAACGGGGCGTCAGTAGTGGGGCGCAGCCCCTGGGCCCTGGCTGGGGGGCTCCTGCTCAGCCTGGGGCCTGCTCTCCTCTGGGCTCAGCCCTga